A region of the Dickeya chrysanthemi NCPPB 402 genome:
TCACTGAGAAACCGCTTGAAGTGCGTATGGGTAAAGGTAAAGGTAACGTGGAGTATTGGGTTGCCTTGATTCAGCCAGGTAAAGTCCTGTACGAAATGGACGGGGTGCCGGAAGAGTTAGCCCGCGAGGCATTCGAACTGGCAGCAGCGAAACTGCCGATCAAAACCACCTTTGTAACTAAGACGGTGATGTAATGAAAGCAAAAGAGCTGCGTGAAAAGAGCGTTGAAGAGCTGAATACCGAACTGCTCGGACTGCTGCGTGAACAGTTCAATCTGCGCATGCAGGCTGCCAGCGGTCAGCTGCAACAAACTCACCTGTTGAAGCAAGTGCGTCGTAATGTCGCACGCGTTAAGACTTTACTGACTGAGAAGGCGGGTGCGTAATGACCGATAAAATCCGTACTCTGCAAGGTCGTGTCGTTAGTGACAAGATGCAGAAATCTGCTGTTGTCGCTATTGAGCGTTTCGTGAAACACCCGATCTACGGTAAATTCATCAAACGCACGACCAAGCTGCACGTGCATGACGAGAACAACGAATGTGGAATTGGCGACGTGGTTGAAATCCGCGAATGCCGTCCGCTGTCCAAGACCAAATCCTGGACCTTGGTTCGCGTTGTAGAGAAAGCGGTTCTGTAATAGAGTGCTGCTCTTCTCTTGATAATAAACGGCTCTGTAAAGGGCCGTTTATTTTTTCTACCCA
Encoded here:
- the rpmC gene encoding 50S ribosomal protein L29, giving the protein MKAKELREKSVEELNTELLGLLREQFNLRMQAASGQLQQTHLLKQVRRNVARVKTLLTEKAGA
- the rpsQ gene encoding 30S ribosomal protein S17: MTDKIRTLQGRVVSDKMQKSAVVAIERFVKHPIYGKFIKRTTKLHVHDENNECGIGDVVEIRECRPLSKTKSWTLVRVVEKAVL